A window from Sinanaerobacter sp. ZZT-01 encodes these proteins:
- the ansA gene encoding asparaginase, whose translation MSKKNVCIIYTGGTIGMTKTKNGYAPQRGYLPFLLSQMPELQSSQIPDYILIELNPLLDSSNISVKEWNLIGKTILQNYDQFDGFVILHGTDTMAYTASALSFMLENLKKPVIITGSQIPFCEIRNDAKDNLITALLIAAEGTIPEVCLYFSQKLFRGNRSTKMSADELIAFDSPNYPALAQAGIRITIDKNNILKQTDEPFSLQLLTEYRIAVLKIFPGLQFGIFEDLVSADLKGIVLEAFGAGNIPNYDQAFLRTLENAAKNETIIAVCTQCFKGSARIGDYESSLPLQKNGVVSAYDMTVEATVTKLYYLISKGYSKIEIEAKMQENLRGELTI comes from the coding sequence ATGAGTAAAAAAAATGTCTGCATCATTTATACAGGCGGTACGATTGGTATGACAAAAACAAAGAACGGCTACGCTCCGCAAAGAGGATACTTACCGTTTCTTTTGTCTCAAATGCCAGAACTTCAATCCAGTCAAATACCTGATTATATATTAATCGAATTAAATCCCCTTTTAGATTCTTCCAATATTTCTGTTAAAGAATGGAACCTAATTGGAAAAACTATCTTGCAAAACTATGATCAATTTGACGGATTTGTCATTCTTCACGGGACAGATACCATGGCTTATACTGCTTCTGCTTTGTCCTTTATGCTAGAAAACTTAAAAAAGCCAGTCATCATAACCGGGTCTCAAATACCCTTTTGTGAAATACGCAATGATGCTAAAGATAATCTAATTACAGCATTACTCATCGCTGCTGAAGGGACGATACCTGAAGTTTGCCTATATTTCAGCCAAAAGTTATTTCGTGGAAATCGTTCTACAAAGATGAGTGCGGATGAATTAATTGCGTTTGATAGTCCAAATTACCCTGCACTTGCGCAAGCAGGTATAAGAATTACCATTGATAAGAATAATATTTTGAAACAAACTGACGAGCCATTCTCTTTACAACTGTTAACAGAATATCGGATTGCTGTTTTGAAAATTTTCCCCGGTCTTCAGTTTGGCATTTTTGAGGACCTTGTGTCCGCGGACTTAAAAGGAATCGTTTTAGAGGCTTTTGGTGCTGGAAATATTCCAAATTATGACCAAGCTTTTTTAAGAACATTAGAAAATGCCGCAAAGAATGAAACAATTATTGCGGTCTGTACACAATGCTTTAAAGGCTCTGCACGAATCGGTGACTATGAGTCCAGCCTTCCGCTTCAAAAAAATGGTGTCGTAAGTGCATATGATATGACTGTAGAAGCTACTGTTACAAAGCTCTATTATCTGATCAGTAAAGGCTATTCAAAGATAGAAATCGAAGCTAAAATGCAAGAAAATCTTCGCGGTGAACTTACGATCTAA
- the dapD gene encoding 2,3,4,5-tetrahydropyridine-2,6-dicarboxylate N-acetyltransferase — protein MEASRIIKFIQESKKKTPVKVYLKERKKEACERITFSKCQVFGLEDRIIFGDWEEIAPILEKNCDRIDELVIENDCRNSAIALLDKKNINARIEPGAVIRDQVQIGDHAVIMMGAVINIGAQVGEGTMVDMNAVLGGRAMIGRNCHIGAGAVIAGVIEPPSAIPVMIEDGVVVGANAVVLEGVHVGRGAVIAAGSVVVEDVPENMVVAGVPGRIIKSKDEKSIKKTEFVHALRSL, from the coding sequence ATGGAAGCAAGCAGAATTATAAAATTTATTCAAGAATCAAAAAAGAAAACGCCGGTTAAGGTATACTTAAAGGAAAGAAAGAAAGAAGCATGTGAGAGAATCACTTTTTCAAAGTGTCAGGTATTCGGACTGGAAGATCGTATTATTTTCGGCGATTGGGAAGAAATCGCACCGATATTGGAAAAAAATTGTGACCGGATTGATGAATTGGTAATAGAAAATGATTGCCGTAATTCTGCAATTGCTTTATTGGATAAAAAAAATATTAATGCACGCATTGAGCCGGGGGCAGTGATTCGTGACCAGGTGCAAATTGGAGATCATGCTGTTATTATGATGGGAGCGGTGATCAACATTGGAGCTCAGGTTGGAGAGGGTACGATGGTGGATATGAATGCGGTGCTTGGTGGTCGTGCAATGATTGGACGAAATTGTCACATAGGAGCAGGTGCGGTCATTGCGGGAGTAATTGAACCGCCAAGCGCAATTCCGGTTATGATCGAAGACGGTGTTGTGGTCGGTGCAAACGCAGTCGTTTTAGAAGGCGTACACGTCGGAAGAGGAGCTGTTATAGCGGCTGGATCTGTCGTAGTAGAAGACGTTCCTGAAAATATGGTTGTTGCAGGTGTACCTGGAAGAATTATAAAAAGCAAAGACGAAAAATCCATCAAGAAGACAGAGTTTGTTCATGCACTGAGAAGCCTTTAA
- a CDS encoding putative heavy metal-binding protein, which translates to MIITTTPSIDGKRITQYKGIVFGEIVSGVNLLKDIAAGLSNIFGGRSNSYEDELIRARLNALKEMEQRALEIGANAVVGVDIDYEVLGSDNGMLMVTASGTAVICE; encoded by the coding sequence ATGATTATAACAACAACACCCAGCATTGACGGGAAACGAATTACGCAATATAAAGGGATTGTGTTTGGAGAAATTGTTTCCGGTGTCAATTTGTTAAAAGATATTGCTGCGGGCTTATCCAATATTTTTGGAGGGCGTTCCAATAGTTATGAGGATGAACTGATTCGTGCAAGACTAAATGCGCTGAAAGAAATGGAGCAAAGAGCCCTTGAAATAGGCGCAAATGCGGTTGTCGGTGTCGATATTGATTATGAGGTACTCGGATCCGATAATGGAATGCTTATGGTTACAGCTTCCGGAACGGCCGTAATTTGTGAATAG
- the dapA gene encoding 4-hydroxy-tetrahydrodipicolinate synthase, with protein MRRFTGSMVALITPFHEDGSVNFEKLTELVEWHVAMKSDGIVVLGTTAESPSLNAKEKEEIVKKVIEAADGRVPIIVGSGSNNTMQAKEDSLKYESLGADGLLVITPYYNKTNQPGMVKHFTAIADVVSTPVILYNVPGRTGCSLSVEAVEILSKHKNIVGIKEASGDIGFVSCISKFINSHFSVYSGNDDMIVPILSLGGAGVISVLANILPLETHQIVTSFLEGNLEFSRKMQLKYMDLIQALFIETNPIPIKEAMNHHGMDVGGYRLPLCSMEKDSREKLQKIMNILDLEKEVS; from the coding sequence ATGAGAAGATTTACTGGATCAATGGTTGCTTTGATTACGCCGTTTCATGAGGATGGAAGTGTGAATTTTGAGAAACTGACAGAGTTGGTGGAATGGCATGTTGCAATGAAAAGTGATGGAATTGTTGTATTGGGAACGACGGCAGAGTCACCATCATTAAATGCGAAAGAAAAAGAAGAAATTGTAAAAAAGGTAATTGAAGCGGCGGATGGGCGAGTACCAATTATTGTAGGGAGCGGTTCCAATAATACGATGCAGGCAAAGGAGGATAGTTTAAAATATGAATCCTTAGGAGCAGATGGACTTCTTGTGATTACTCCTTATTATAATAAAACGAATCAGCCGGGAATGGTAAAGCATTTTACTGCAATTGCAGATGTAGTCTCAACGCCTGTCATTCTGTATAATGTACCTGGTAGAACGGGATGTTCCTTAAGTGTGGAAGCGGTAGAAATTCTGAGCAAGCATAAAAACATTGTAGGAATTAAAGAGGCAAGCGGAGACATTGGATTTGTAAGCTGCATATCTAAATTTATTAACTCACACTTTTCCGTATACTCGGGTAATGATGATATGATTGTTCCGATTTTATCGCTCGGAGGGGCAGGTGTAATTTCAGTATTAGCTAATATTTTACCACTGGAGACACATCAAATTGTGACTTCATTTTTAGAGGGAAATCTTGAATTTTCCAGGAAGATGCAGCTGAAATATATGGATTTGATCCAAGCTTTATTTATTGAAACAAATCCGATTCCAATTAAGGAAGCTATGAATCATCATGGAATGGATGTTGGAGGGTATCGGCTCCCACTTTGTAGTATGGAAAAAGACTCACGAGAAAAACTGCAAAAAATAATGAATATACTTGATTTAGAAAAGGAGGTATCATGA
- a CDS encoding DUF3788 domain-containing protein: MLERIPSEEEMTALIGESLFYIWLKMTELIESRYEMERLWNRGGKKWMYEYKYRRGGKSLCALYAKENVIGFMIIFGKNERAKFEENRGDYSIEVQRVYDESTTYHDGKWMMFELMDTSLLPDMEKLLRIKRKPNKK, translated from the coding sequence ATGCTTGAAAGAATACCAAGCGAAGAAGAAATGACGGCATTAATTGGAGAATCTCTATTTTATATCTGGTTAAAGATGACAGAGTTGATAGAGTCTAGGTATGAAATGGAGCGTCTTTGGAATCGAGGCGGGAAAAAATGGATGTATGAATATAAGTACCGTAGAGGAGGTAAATCCTTGTGCGCCTTATATGCAAAAGAAAATGTGATTGGGTTTATGATTATTTTCGGAAAGAATGAAAGAGCTAAATTCGAAGAAAATAGAGGCGATTACTCAATAGAAGTACAGAGAGTTTACGATGAATCTACCACTTACCATGATGGAAAATGGATGATGTTTGAATTAATGGATACATCACTATTACCTGATATGGAAAAGTTATTACGAATCAAGAGAAAACCGAATAAAAAATAG
- a CDS encoding J domain-containing protein, translating to MKNPYEVLGVSQNASQDEIKTAYKELVKKYHPDRYQNNPLADLAQEKLQEINEAYDALAKNANSNNFNNSTSYQSAGGQSTRPTQEFMEVRRYLDLGNLPAAEQMLAQISNRNAEWFFLSGILSYRKGWYDDASAKIKTAVSMDPNNFEYQRALNTIVNAGPAYRNASYGRGYNRNDDMLCKLLQCYICTDCLCPCF from the coding sequence ATGAAGAATCCCTATGAGGTACTGGGAGTCAGTCAAAATGCCTCTCAAGATGAAATCAAAACTGCTTATAAAGAGCTTGTAAAAAAATACCATCCGGACCGCTACCAAAACAATCCGCTAGCTGATTTGGCACAAGAGAAGCTTCAGGAAATTAATGAAGCATATGATGCACTGGCAAAAAATGCGAACTCTAACAATTTTAACAATAGCACTTCCTATCAAAGCGCAGGAGGACAAAGCACCCGCCCGACACAAGAATTTATGGAGGTCCGCCGATATTTAGATCTAGGTAACCTACCGGCTGCAGAACAGATGCTTGCACAAATTTCAAATCGAAATGCCGAATGGTTCTTTTTAAGTGGTATTCTTTCTTATCGAAAAGGCTGGTACGATGATGCCTCCGCTAAAATTAAAACGGCTGTATCTATGGACCCAAATAATTTTGAATATCAACGTGCGCTAAATACAATTGTAAATGCCGGACCAGCCTATCGCAACGCTTCTTACGGAAGAGGCTACAACCGAAATGACGACATGCTCTGCAAGCTTTTGCAATGCTACATTTGTACGGATTGTCTCTGTCCTTGTTTCTAA
- a CDS encoding DUF5685 family protein produces MQGYVIAEKSELKMYEYDIYSAYYCGICKSIGRRYGQIPRLALNYDAVFLAMLLSAIVEERPIIQKEHCLVHPIKKKNIMRNSDAIDYAADTMLLLAYYKLKDDYSDEKNLLAAFGQAIAKPLLHKLFHSEAERCQKIEAHLSQLADLEKQNCASLDQVAEPFAKITEILFSENHLIVKESDRLILKQIGYHLGKWIYLIDAFDDLEKDETKNVYNPLFSRFSYKKGAESLPAFKIRIEKQVEFNLLQYLSEISKALALLELKQNKGILENIIYLGLLHQTDKVLQKGNTKHEESL; encoded by the coding sequence ATGCAGGGCTATGTTATAGCAGAAAAATCCGAACTCAAAATGTATGAGTATGATATCTACAGTGCTTATTACTGTGGAATCTGTAAATCAATTGGGCGCCGCTATGGTCAAATCCCGAGGCTTGCTCTGAATTATGATGCTGTTTTTCTAGCTATGCTCTTATCTGCCATTGTTGAAGAAAGACCAATAATCCAGAAAGAACACTGCCTTGTTCACCCTATTAAAAAAAAGAATATTATGCGTAACAGCGATGCAATTGACTATGCAGCTGATACGATGCTGCTTTTGGCATATTATAAACTGAAAGACGATTATTCTGATGAAAAAAACCTTTTAGCTGCTTTTGGACAAGCAATTGCAAAGCCTTTGCTTCATAAACTTTTTCATTCAGAAGCAGAACGCTGTCAAAAAATCGAAGCACATTTATCACAACTTGCTGATCTGGAAAAGCAAAACTGCGCCAGTCTCGATCAAGTCGCAGAACCGTTTGCAAAAATAACAGAAATTCTTTTTTCTGAGAATCACCTGATTGTAAAAGAATCCGATCGTTTGATTCTAAAGCAAATCGGGTATCATCTTGGAAAATGGATTTATCTGATTGATGCCTTTGATGATTTAGAAAAAGATGAAACAAAAAATGTTTATAATCCCCTTTTTAGTCGTTTCTCCTATAAAAAAGGAGCGGAAAGTCTTCCTGCATTTAAAATACGTATTGAAAAGCAAGTGGAATTTAATTTACTTCAATATTTATCAGAAATTAGTAAAGCTCTGGCGCTTTTAGAATTAAAACAAAATAAAGGAATTTTGGAAAATATCATATACCTTGGTTTGCTTCATCAAACGGACAAGGTATTGCAGAAAGGAAACACCAAACATGAAGAATCCCTATGA
- a CDS encoding GntR family transcriptional regulator, with amino-acid sequence MDLKLKISTPRYQQIAADIAAKIVEGKYVVGDKIYARSALATQYGVSSETARRAICILSDLGIADSTKGSGVIIKSYENAIAFVKQYKDIQNINSLKKELIKSVERQKKETEIFTHCLESLLDKTELFRSINPFIPFQLEILKETPHLNESIREMNFWHHTSATIIAVKRKDDLLLSPGPYATLSEHDTLYFIGDDDCMERVRNFLYPNK; translated from the coding sequence ATGGATTTAAAATTAAAAATATCAACTCCCCGCTACCAACAAATTGCGGCCGACATTGCCGCTAAAATCGTTGAAGGAAAATACGTAGTCGGAGATAAAATATATGCAAGGTCCGCTCTTGCTACACAGTATGGGGTCTCATCAGAAACCGCACGACGTGCAATTTGTATACTATCGGATCTTGGAATTGCCGATTCTACAAAAGGCAGTGGAGTCATAATAAAATCTTATGAAAATGCAATTGCTTTTGTAAAGCAATATAAAGATATTCAAAATATTAATTCTCTAAAAAAAGAACTAATAAAAAGTGTAGAACGTCAAAAAAAAGAAACTGAGATATTTACTCACTGCTTAGAATCTTTACTTGATAAAACAGAACTGTTTCGTTCTATTAATCCTTTTATTCCATTTCAATTAGAAATCTTAAAAGAAACACCCCATTTAAATGAATCTATTAGAGAAATGAATTTTTGGCATCACACTTCCGCAACGATCATCGCAGTTAAGCGAAAAGATGATCTTCTATTGTCGCCGGGTCCTTATGCAACCCTTTCAGAACATGATACCTTATATTTTATCGGTGATGATGATTGTATGGAACGTGTAAGGAATTTTTTATATCCAAACAAATAA
- the dapB gene encoding 4-hydroxy-tetrahydrodipicolinate reductase, translating to MSNKKVRDQVKTVIVGAGRTGKEVRKKVDEAEDMELIGVVTRHGADEKCLDSLAELEEIPEVIIDFSKPERLDEILHYAESNSIPLILGTTAYSEEQKNMIYKLSEKIPIVYTSNFSLGITVLKQVLKQITPILKEEFDIEVEEMHHSAKLDSPSGTTKMLLETLNKEQEYKLVYGRNGNERRGKEIGVHSLRGGTVAGQHNIVYAGEDELLQISHQAHSNSIFAKGAVKAAKFILQKRNGIYDMSDVLFERKGS from the coding sequence ATGAGTAACAAAAAAGTAAGAGACCAAGTAAAAACAGTGATTGTTGGTGCAGGAAGAACGGGAAAAGAAGTTAGGAAGAAAGTTGACGAAGCGGAAGATATGGAGTTGATCGGGGTAGTGACAAGACATGGAGCGGATGAAAAATGCCTTGACTCGTTAGCAGAACTGGAGGAAATACCGGAGGTCATTATCGATTTCAGCAAGCCAGAACGCTTGGATGAAATTCTCCACTATGCAGAATCAAACAGTATCCCGCTGATATTAGGAACGACTGCGTATAGTGAAGAACAAAAAAATATGATTTATAAATTATCGGAAAAGATTCCAATTGTCTACACATCAAATTTTTCATTAGGGATTACTGTTTTGAAGCAGGTGCTGAAACAGATTACTCCGATTCTGAAAGAAGAATTTGATATTGAGGTAGAGGAAATGCATCATAGTGCAAAGCTGGATTCACCAAGCGGTACCACAAAAATGCTCTTAGAGACATTAAATAAAGAGCAGGAATATAAACTGGTTTACGGAAGAAACGGGAATGAAAGACGCGGGAAGGAAATTGGCGTACATTCGTTGCGGGGAGGCACAGTTGCAGGGCAGCACAATATCGTTTACGCCGGGGAAGATGAATTGCTGCAAATCTCTCATCAAGCACATTCCAATTCCATCTTTGCAAAAGGCGCAGTAAAGGCAGCAAAATTTATTCTGCAAAAAAGGAATGGGATATACGATATGAGTGACGTTTTATTTGAAAGGAAAGGATCATAA
- a CDS encoding stalk domain-containing protein — protein sequence MSLFEIDGACIKQREYVNIPAWHNKGYTGEGITVFCDDTKTQHHAEKVADIMQIILPKARVLTGNIGYTIKDGIIKSARISCTQTGEILAFDEFIEKYDISSINNSKGGNKGIYNMPESIFMAEKIKEYNLLLTGAAGNINEGYIENVYLGAAIIVGSANLINNRPVYGMKAIGEGIDFVMFRGWESGTSFSAPFLNAMGCLLRCKYGRQLTQNQIYSYFKNHSKDMRTEEKDVYTGWGLPIMGDAQTVIKMQLGKKVMTVDNCKIEIDQEPMQIKKTNRTVVPIRAIAEAFGAEVIWDEKTKTVTIIK from the coding sequence ATGAGTTTATTTGAAATTGATGGTGCTTGCATCAAGCAAAGAGAATACGTTAATATTCCTGCGTGGCACAATAAAGGGTATACAGGGGAAGGCATTACAGTATTTTGTGATGACACAAAAACGCAGCATCATGCGGAAAAAGTAGCGGATATCATGCAGATAATTTTGCCGAAAGCAAGAGTTTTGACGGGTAATATTGGATACACAATCAAAGATGGTATTATAAAATCAGCAAGAATCTCTTGCACTCAAACAGGTGAAATATTAGCTTTTGATGAGTTCATTGAGAAATATGATATATCTTCTATCAATAATTCAAAAGGTGGAAATAAAGGAATCTACAATATGCCAGAATCCATCTTTATGGCAGAAAAAATTAAAGAATATAATCTATTGCTTACCGGAGCGGCAGGAAATATAAATGAGGGATACATTGAAAACGTTTATCTCGGAGCAGCAATTATTGTAGGTTCTGCAAATCTTATAAACAATAGACCGGTATACGGGATGAAAGCAATCGGTGAAGGGATTGACTTCGTTATGTTTCGCGGGTGGGAATCCGGCACAAGTTTTTCAGCACCGTTTTTAAATGCAATGGGTTGTTTGTTAAGATGTAAGTATGGCCGACAATTAACACAAAATCAAATATATAGTTATTTTAAAAATCACAGTAAAGACATGAGGACTGAGGAAAAAGATGTTTATACCGGATGGGGGTTGCCTATTATGGGAGATGCACAAACAGTAATTAAAATGCAGTTAGGGAAGAAAGTAATGACTGTTGACAATTGCAAAATAGAAATAGATCAAGAACCAATGCAAATCAAGAAAACAAACAGAACGGTTGTACCGATCCGTGCAATCGCAGAGGCTTTCGGAGCAGAAGTTATATGGGATGAAAAAACAAAGACAGTTACAATTATTAAATAG
- the uraA gene encoding uracil permease, whose protein sequence is MSEIRKVIQVEERVPLAQGIPLSIQHLFAMFSASVLVPAIFGLNPAIVLLMNGIGTLLFIVITQGKAPAFLGSSFAFISPTLLIMANPDLGFEYALGGFIISGGLFCIAAIIIKFFGTKWINILLPPAAMGPVIALIGLELAGTAAGMGGLILDPENGYTEIDPRFVAVFIITLGTAVFGSVLFRKFFAAIPILIAIIVGYTASYFIGIIDFTPMKTASMFALPNFQSPAFNLSAIMIILPATLVVVSEHIGHQLVTGKIVGKDLIKEPGLHRTLLGDGLSTMLSGFCGSVPTTTYGENIGVMAMTKVYSVYVIGGAGIFSICLAFIGKVAGAIQTIPTPVMGGISFLLYGMIAASGLRLLVDERVNYDRSRNLALSSVVFVTGLSGAFIQIGEVQLKGMALATIVGMVLSLVFYVIDCLHLANDMDVPDGQPQTFGPENLK, encoded by the coding sequence ATGAGCGAAATAAGAAAAGTCATCCAAGTAGAAGAGCGAGTCCCACTGGCACAGGGTATTCCTCTTAGCATTCAGCATTTATTTGCAATGTTTAGTGCATCCGTATTAGTTCCGGCAATATTCGGTCTCAACCCCGCCATCGTACTATTGATGAATGGTATCGGTACTCTGTTATTTATAGTGATTACACAAGGCAAAGCGCCAGCCTTCTTAGGTTCCAGCTTTGCTTTTATTTCGCCAACTTTACTGATTATGGCTAATCCAGACCTCGGATTTGAATACGCTTTAGGCGGTTTCATTATATCCGGAGGCCTTTTTTGTATAGCCGCAATTATTATAAAATTCTTTGGAACAAAGTGGATTAACATACTTTTACCGCCTGCTGCAATGGGTCCCGTCATTGCATTAATTGGATTAGAGCTAGCCGGTACCGCAGCTGGAATGGGAGGTTTAATTTTAGATCCCGAAAATGGCTACACTGAAATTGATCCAAGATTTGTTGCGGTGTTCATCATCACCTTAGGAACCGCAGTCTTCGGATCAGTGTTATTCCGTAAATTCTTTGCTGCCATTCCTATACTGATCGCCATTATCGTTGGTTATACCGCCTCCTACTTTATCGGCATCATCGATTTTACTCCAATGAAAACCGCTTCTATGTTTGCATTGCCGAATTTCCAGAGCCCGGCATTTAATCTGAGCGCAATTATGATTATCCTGCCTGCAACTCTGGTTGTTGTTTCAGAACACATTGGGCACCAGCTCGTAACCGGTAAAATTGTTGGAAAAGACTTAATCAAAGAACCGGGCTTGCACCGAACACTGCTTGGAGATGGTCTTTCTACCATGTTATCCGGCTTCTGCGGCTCCGTTCCTACAACTACTTATGGTGAAAATATCGGTGTTATGGCCATGACAAAGGTCTACAGCGTTTACGTAATCGGCGGCGCTGGTATCTTTTCTATCTGCTTAGCTTTCATCGGCAAAGTAGCCGGTGCAATTCAGACAATCCCAACTCCGGTCATGGGTGGAATCAGCTTCCTGCTTTACGGTATGATCGCAGCCTCCGGTCTTCGTCTCTTAGTTGATGAACGAGTCAACTATGACCGCTCCAGAAATCTGGCACTTTCCTCCGTTGTATTTGTTACTGGTCTTTCCGGTGCATTTATTCAAATCGGTGAAGTTCAACTAAAAGGAATGGCACTAGCCACCATCGTTGGCATGGTACTCAGCCTGGTCTTCTATGTAATCGACTGTTTACACCTTGCAAATGACATGGATGTTCCGGATGGACAACCCCAAACCTTTGGACCGGAAAACCTAAAATAA
- a CDS encoding sensor domain-containing diguanylate cyclase, which yields MKFNYHPDITKKQHTCVCIGTIFMMLFQLYKSQKNVKHFCKALKISEERFRIVSSHTDNIVFDYDVKKKRMYHCDPSILRYGVNTKIENVPESLIEKGIISPDYAKEFCQIFYDIAAGAPKASCVVKSNLCDHTHRWDKIILTNVFDDMGKPIRTIGILSNVTEQKEAEIRFIQEEQYRKAICEKSILSYEFYLKKDQIINGNAYWKKYLEKAETNRYSAVLEYAVAHNVFAEDRQKVYETFQLCNLLEIYSQGQSNIELEYRRIKEDGTISWVNCTMHLYRDFKNNEIKGFAYVKDIDNERKETLHLKEKARKDSLTGLYNRAEAERLIGEILTSTKKKNMIHAFLIIDLDDFKGTNDQYGHIAGDTALSEIAIKMKKVFRKTDILGRLGGDEFVAFLKDIGDFKRIESKVKSLCNLQIDLGENQGGVLEIFSTVGVAMAFEQGTSFMDLYDKADKALYFAKNQGKARYACYDEALFLYEHE from the coding sequence ATGAAATTTAATTACCATCCGGACATAACAAAGAAACAACATACGTGTGTCTGTATTGGCACTATTTTTATGATGCTATTTCAATTATACAAATCACAAAAGAACGTAAAGCATTTTTGTAAAGCATTGAAAATAAGTGAAGAGCGATTTCGAATTGTTTCAAGCCATACAGATAATATTGTGTTTGACTACGATGTCAAAAAAAAGCGGATGTACCATTGTGATCCGAGTATCCTGCGGTATGGTGTTAATACGAAAATTGAAAACGTACCGGAGAGTCTGATTGAAAAAGGAATTATTTCACCAGATTATGCGAAGGAATTTTGCCAAATCTTTTATGACATTGCGGCGGGTGCACCCAAAGCCTCTTGTGTTGTGAAGTCCAATTTATGTGACCATACGCATCGTTGGGATAAAATTATTTTAACAAATGTATTTGATGATATGGGAAAACCCATTCGCACGATAGGAATACTCTCAAATGTAACGGAACAAAAGGAAGCTGAAATTCGATTTATTCAAGAAGAGCAATACCGTAAAGCGATATGTGAGAAATCTATATTGAGCTATGAGTTTTATTTAAAAAAGGATCAAATTATCAATGGAAATGCTTATTGGAAAAAATATTTAGAAAAGGCAGAGACGAACCGCTATTCCGCTGTCCTCGAATATGCAGTTGCGCATAATGTCTTCGCAGAAGACCGGCAAAAAGTATACGAGACATTTCAATTATGTAATCTTTTGGAGATCTATAGTCAAGGACAAAGCAATATAGAGTTAGAATACCGTAGAATTAAAGAAGATGGAACCATTTCTTGGGTAAATTGCACGATGCACTTATATCGTGATTTTAAAAATAATGAAATAAAAGGGTTTGCTTATGTAAAAGATATTGATAATGAGAGAAAAGAAACCCTGCACTTGAAAGAAAAGGCACGTAAAGATTCACTAACCGGACTTTATAATCGAGCAGAAGCAGAGAGATTAATTGGAGAAATTTTGACATCAACAAAAAAGAAGAATATGATTCACGCTTTTCTGATTATTGATTTAGATGATTTTAAGGGAACGAATGATCAATATGGTCATATTGCCGGAGATACTGCTTTAAGCGAGATCGCAATTAAGATGAAAAAAGTATTTCGCAAAACAGATATATTAGGTCGACTTGGTGGAGATGAATTTGTTGCTTTTTTGAAAGATATAGGTGATTTTAAACGGATTGAAAGTAAAGTAAAAAGTCTTTGCAATTTACAGATTGATTTAGGAGAAAACCAGGGAGGTGTACTGGAAATCTTTAGTACAGTTGGAGTTGCCATGGCTTTTGAACAGGGCACCAGCTTCATGGATTTATATGATAAAGCAGACAAAGCGTTGTATTTCGCTAAAAACCAGGGAAAAGCGAGATATGCATGCTATGATGAAGCCCTTTTTCTTTATGAGCATGAATAA